Proteins co-encoded in one Streptomyces showdoensis genomic window:
- a CDS encoding DUF4326 domain-containing protein yields MPSRIQRRRTAGWRKPEGCVIVDRTSRFGNPFTVVAAIEARSYTESEARQYTVSAFKQWLAGSRAEWTSEEADRKRERILAGLPLLVGHDLACACAPRALCHADVLLEWATAPDLDERIAKARKHVDRQRAADGLDPMHSSGEAA; encoded by the coding sequence ATGCCGTCCCGTATCCAGCGCCGCCGCACCGCCGGATGGCGAAAGCCCGAAGGGTGCGTGATCGTCGACCGCACCAGCCGCTTCGGGAACCCGTTCACCGTCGTCGCCGCGATCGAAGCCCGCAGCTACACCGAGTCGGAGGCCCGCCAGTACACGGTGTCGGCGTTCAAGCAGTGGCTGGCCGGCTCCCGCGCGGAGTGGACGAGCGAGGAGGCGGACCGAAAGCGGGAGCGGATCCTCGCAGGGCTGCCCCTGCTTGTCGGGCATGACCTGGCATGCGCCTGCGCCCCGCGCGCGCTCTGCCACGCCGACGTCCTGCTGGAGTGGGCCACAGCGCCGGACCTGGACGAGCGGATCGCGAAGGCGCGCAAACACGTCGACCGGCAGCGCGCGGCGGACGGCCTGGACCCGATGCACAGCTCCGGCGAAGCGGCGTGA
- a CDS encoding helix-turn-helix transcriptional regulator translates to MINKRALKALLEERRALIKPEDHDLTRPTGQGRRARGLSQQQVDELTARAPHTYNRLETGRYTNPPVDYLRQVARLFGLNEQEWVSLCRYAGIGDPPGPLTAASGLEVPGVWQEAVDGITHMAYVTDASWNLLAHNQCWASLFPGGRIPRNTMRWMLLDPDGRNTLLDWHTVWAPLVLPQLRAALAVRPDDETLLQIAKEVAADPDLAPLWEAGGAHIHPDGDERPILHAEHGPGHVTMCAAQPMTAPGARLIILIYHPGARKAHTRVPVLRARETP, encoded by the coding sequence ATGATAAATAAGCGGGCGCTTAAGGCGCTTCTTGAGGAACGCCGGGCCCTGATCAAACCCGAGGACCACGACCTGACCCGGCCAACCGGCCAGGGCCGGCGTGCCCGAGGCCTGTCCCAGCAGCAGGTCGACGAACTCACCGCCCGCGCGCCGCACACCTACAACCGCCTGGAGACCGGCCGCTACACCAACCCGCCCGTCGACTACCTCCGCCAGGTCGCCCGCCTCTTCGGCCTCAACGAGCAGGAGTGGGTCTCCCTCTGCCGCTACGCCGGCATCGGCGACCCGCCCGGCCCCCTCACCGCCGCCTCCGGCCTCGAGGTCCCCGGCGTCTGGCAGGAGGCCGTCGACGGCATCACGCACATGGCGTACGTCACCGACGCCTCCTGGAACCTCCTGGCCCACAACCAGTGCTGGGCGTCGCTCTTCCCCGGCGGCCGGATCCCCCGCAACACCATGCGCTGGATGCTCCTCGACCCCGACGGCCGCAACACCCTCCTGGACTGGCACACCGTCTGGGCCCCGCTCGTCCTTCCGCAGCTCCGCGCCGCGCTCGCCGTACGCCCCGACGACGAAACACTCCTGCAGATCGCGAAGGAAGTCGCCGCCGACCCCGACCTCGCCCCGCTCTGGGAAGCCGGCGGCGCTCACATCCACCCCGACGGCGACGAGCGCCCGATACTCCACGCCGAACACGGACCCGGCCACGTCACCATGTGCGCCGCCCAGCCCATGACCGCCCCCGGAGCCCGCCTGATCATCCTCATCTACCACCCCGGCGCCAGGAAAGCGCACACCCGCGTCCCCGTCCTCCGCGCCCGCGAGACCCCCTGA
- a CDS encoding polyketide synthase — protein sequence MPVYISRPHTVLPAHKVTTDEIVEDILTRHPDYPRRAALPRYMASLKVNTRYFTRPLHSPTVAGDADVEQRATTAFADALDMAADAAARALDAAHLSRGPDGYAGIDAVITTHSTGWSVPNLDIHLIGRLNLRPTVRRIALTTMACAGGTQALIRAVDHIAAHPGARVLVVAAEVISSVYNHNDTSVEAMIYKALFGDSASACIVTDTPLGPGLTVDSPEDTLEFVLPDSVDRYSGRIGADGLHFDSTKAALTAADDVLPTVLDWLGPDRIIDWAAIHPGSPRIICDTAEALGLDEHDSRHSTATLADEGNLGGVSVLRVLERTHAEPPADGAAGLLVAYGPGFTTAALRGTWRA from the coding sequence GTGCCCGTCTACATCTCCCGACCCCACACCGTCCTCCCCGCTCACAAGGTGACCACCGACGAGATCGTCGAGGACATCCTCACTCGCCACCCCGACTACCCTCGCCGCGCCGCGCTCCCGCGCTACATGGCCAGCCTGAAAGTCAACACCCGCTACTTCACCCGCCCGCTCCACTCCCCCACGGTGGCCGGCGACGCCGACGTCGAGCAGCGCGCCACCACAGCGTTCGCCGACGCCCTCGACATGGCCGCCGACGCAGCAGCGCGGGCCCTGGACGCGGCGCACCTCAGCCGCGGGCCGGACGGCTATGCCGGCATCGACGCCGTCATCACCACGCACTCCACCGGCTGGTCCGTCCCCAACCTCGACATCCACCTCATAGGCCGGCTGAACCTGCGGCCCACCGTCAGACGCATCGCCTTGACGACCATGGCCTGCGCCGGCGGCACCCAGGCCCTGATCCGCGCCGTCGACCACATCGCCGCCCACCCCGGCGCGCGGGTCCTGGTCGTCGCCGCCGAGGTCATCTCCAGCGTCTACAACCACAACGACACCTCCGTCGAGGCGATGATCTACAAGGCGCTGTTCGGCGACTCCGCCTCCGCCTGCATCGTCACCGACACCCCCCTCGGCCCCGGCCTCACCGTCGACAGCCCCGAGGACACCCTGGAGTTCGTCCTCCCGGACAGCGTCGACCGCTACTCCGGCCGCATCGGCGCCGACGGCCTCCACTTCGACTCCACGAAGGCCGCGCTCACCGCCGCCGACGACGTCCTACCGACGGTCCTAGACTGGCTCGGGCCCGACCGGATCATCGACTGGGCCGCGATCCACCCTGGCAGCCCCCGCATCATCTGCGACACCGCAGAAGCCCTCGGCCTCGACGAACACGACTCCCGGCACTCCACCGCCACCCTCGCCGACGAGGGCAACCTGGGCGGCGTCTCCGTTCTGCGCGTCCTCGAACGCACCCACGCCGAACCGCCCGCCGACGGCGCCGCCGGCCTCCTTGTCGCCTACGGCCCCGGCTTCACCACCGCCGCCCTTCGCGGCACCTGGCGCGCCTGA
- a CDS encoding Ku protein: protein MPARPIWKGAISFGLVTVPVALEPATESHSVAFRQIHLPDGGRVRYRKVCEVDGEELREDQIGKGYEISKDQIVPITDADLDGMPLPTAKAIEIVAFVDSDTVDATQYGAGAYYLAADGPVAAKPYVLLRKALERTEKAAVAKFALRGRERLGILRPMGDALLLQGLHWGDEIRSPAELVPPDTDLTEDEVERALALMDTMSTEHLDDLGEQLTDRYTDALIEVINAKAEHRAPVAVEGEEAPAAPVVDLMAALEESVAKARESRGDDAGPGTVHEMPKPKKKAAAKKAPAKKTAAKKTAAPAGRRKTA, encoded by the coding sequence GTGCCTGCCCGCCCGATCTGGAAGGGTGCGATCTCGTTCGGCCTGGTCACGGTGCCCGTGGCCCTGGAGCCGGCTACCGAGTCGCACAGCGTCGCCTTTCGCCAGATTCACCTCCCCGACGGTGGCCGCGTCCGCTACCGGAAGGTCTGCGAGGTCGACGGCGAGGAGCTGCGCGAGGACCAGATCGGCAAGGGCTACGAGATCTCCAAGGACCAGATCGTCCCGATCACCGACGCCGACCTGGACGGGATGCCGCTGCCGACCGCGAAAGCGATCGAGATCGTTGCCTTCGTCGACTCCGACACCGTGGACGCCACCCAGTACGGCGCGGGCGCCTATTACCTGGCCGCCGACGGCCCCGTCGCCGCGAAACCGTACGTGTTGCTGCGCAAGGCCCTGGAGCGTACGGAGAAGGCGGCCGTGGCGAAGTTCGCGCTCCGCGGCCGCGAGCGCCTCGGCATCCTGCGCCCCATGGGCGACGCGCTGCTCCTGCAGGGTCTGCACTGGGGCGACGAGATCCGCTCGCCCGCCGAGCTCGTCCCGCCCGACACCGACCTGACCGAGGACGAGGTCGAGCGGGCGCTCGCGCTGATGGACACGATGAGCACCGAGCACCTCGACGACCTCGGTGAGCAGCTCACCGACCGGTACACCGATGCCCTGATCGAGGTGATCAACGCGAAGGCCGAGCACCGGGCACCCGTGGCCGTGGAGGGCGAGGAGGCGCCGGCGGCGCCCGTGGTGGACCTGATGGCCGCGCTGGAGGAGTCCGTCGCGAAGGCGCGGGAGTCGCGCGGCGATGACGCAGGGCCGGGCACGGTGCACGAGATGCCGAAGCCGAAGAAGAAGGCCGCGGCCAAGAAGGCCCCCGCGAAGAAGACGGCGGCGAAGAAGACGGCGGCCCCGGCAGGCCGCCGGAAGACCGCGTAG
- a CDS encoding DUF6233 domain-containing protein, whose protein sequence is MDIAERLEKNRAVLSWLEYQVQTTRETIRRLEREQAEEKRRQEVARRELRWKVEPSRAEHGQPTLHRGNCGQYERGGGLLDRDEVMVFAQQFPAAVLCSICAPWGSLGVDKPPTQAGQAAGAEGVEFP, encoded by the coding sequence ATGGACATAGCCGAGCGGCTGGAGAAGAACCGGGCCGTGCTGTCGTGGCTGGAGTACCAGGTCCAGACGACCCGGGAGACGATCCGGCGCCTGGAGCGGGAGCAGGCGGAGGAGAAGCGGCGGCAGGAGGTCGCGCGCCGCGAGCTGCGGTGGAAGGTCGAGCCGTCCCGGGCGGAGCACGGCCAGCCCACCCTCCACCGGGGGAACTGCGGCCAGTACGAGCGCGGCGGCGGGCTGCTCGACCGCGACGAGGTCATGGTCTTCGCCCAGCAGTTCCCGGCCGCGGTCCTCTGCAGCATCTGCGCGCCATGGGGGAGCCTCGGCGTCGACAAGCCGCCCACCCAGGCCGGGCAGGCCGCCGGGGCTGAAGGGGTCGAGTTTCCGTAG